A single window of Deinococcus misasensis DSM 22328 DNA harbors:
- a CDS encoding thiamine ABC transporter substrate-binding protein produces the protein MKKTMLFTVALLSTAHAAELRVVTHGSFNLDKKLLAKFEQDNNVKLQFIEAGDAGEMVSKLILTKNAPIADVVYGIDNTLLSRALDADILAPYQSGALKNVPKKYLLNGSFNPIDYGFVALNIDKAYFQKNKLALPKTLKDLLKPEYKNLLVVQNPATSSPGLAFYLATLKELGEQGAYSFWAGLRDNGVKITRGWDEAYYTEFSRNGGSRPIVVSYSSSPAAEVFYAEKKPKSSPTANLFLPGSTFLQIEGAALIKGGKNTELAKKFIDFLLSPEAQSDIPTQMWVYPVVQGIKLDATYRYAATPVYNKSLTPKEIASGQQKWVDNWAKVVLRGADPKDLK, from the coding sequence ATGAAGAAAACCATGCTGTTCACCGTTGCTTTGCTGTCCACTGCCCACGCTGCCGAATTGCGGGTGGTCACCCACGGTTCTTTCAACCTCGACAAGAAACTGCTGGCCAAATTTGAGCAGGACAACAACGTCAAACTGCAATTCATCGAGGCTGGAGATGCCGGAGAGATGGTCTCCAAACTGATCCTCACCAAAAACGCACCCATTGCGGATGTGGTGTACGGCATCGACAACACCTTGCTCTCCAGAGCTCTGGATGCAGACATTCTGGCCCCTTACCAGTCTGGTGCACTGAAGAATGTGCCCAAAAAATACCTGCTGAATGGCAGCTTCAACCCCATCGATTATGGTTTTGTGGCCCTCAACATCGACAAGGCTTACTTCCAGAAAAACAAACTGGCCCTGCCCAAAACCCTCAAAGACCTGCTGAAACCCGAGTACAAGAACCTGCTGGTGGTGCAAAATCCTGCCACTTCCAGTCCGGGTTTGGCGTTTTACCTCGCCACCCTCAAAGAACTCGGGGAGCAAGGGGCTTACAGCTTCTGGGCTGGCCTGCGCGACAATGGGGTGAAAATCACCCGTGGCTGGGACGAGGCTTACTACACCGAGTTCAGCCGCAACGGAGGAAGCCGTCCCATCGTGGTCAGTTACTCCTCCTCTCCTGCTGCAGAAGTCTTCTACGCCGAGAAGAAACCCAAGAGCAGCCCCACCGCCAACCTGTTTTTGCCCGGCAGCACCTTCTTGCAAATTGAAGGGGCCGCCCTGATCAAAGGGGGCAAGAACACCGAACTGGCCAAGAAATTCATTGATTTCCTGCTCTCTCCAGAGGCCCAGAGTGACATTCCCACCCAGATGTGGGTTTACCCTGTGGTGCAGGGCATCAAACTGGACGCCACGTACCGTTATGCTGCAACCCCGGTGTACAACAAGAGCCTGACCCCCAAAGAAATTGCCTCTGGACAACAAAAATGGGTGGACAACTGGGCCAAAGTGGTGCTCAGGGGGGCAGATCCCAAAGACCTGAAATGA
- a CDS encoding Type 1 glutamine amidotransferase-like domain-containing protein has protein sequence MFKMHLFLLGNTPALGLVVTDLMALAGENPRVTVLCAGAKWPKYAPQYLQTFLEAGASEVRFVGEEDGVLDLQKARENIEAASLLLVAGGDTYLYQQHYVLSELSDLIRQKVRSGIPYAGISAGAILACLTCVIPEEDRTAPEQPHYLPGFGFMTTALVFPHFTEWNGLAELQQAASELYIQEAWGLDENSAAHFHNGELVHTYGEWVWKVPQEGEPERISLDAPILIG, from the coding sequence ATGTTCAAAATGCATTTGTTTTTGCTGGGAAACACCCCGGCCCTCGGTCTGGTGGTCACGGACCTGATGGCTCTGGCAGGCGAAAACCCCAGAGTGACGGTTTTGTGCGCTGGAGCCAAATGGCCCAAATATGCCCCCCAATACCTGCAGACTTTTCTGGAGGCAGGGGCTTCAGAAGTGCGTTTTGTGGGCGAAGAAGATGGGGTTCTGGACCTTCAAAAAGCCAGAGAAAACATCGAAGCTGCGTCTCTGTTGCTGGTCGCTGGAGGAGACACCTATCTGTACCAGCAACACTACGTGCTCTCCGAATTGTCGGATCTGATCCGGCAGAAAGTGCGCTCAGGGATACCCTATGCAGGGATCTCGGCTGGAGCCATTCTGGCCTGCCTGACCTGTGTGATTCCCGAAGAAGACCGCACCGCCCCCGAACAACCCCATTACCTGCCCGGTTTTGGTTTCATGACCACGGCTCTGGTGTTCCCCCATTTCACCGAATGGAATGGCCTTGCAGAACTGCAACAAGCCGCTTCTGAGCTGTACATTCAGGAGGCCTGGGGTCTGGATGAAAACTCCGCAGCACACTTCCACAACGGTGAACTGGTCCACACTTACGGCGAGTGGGTCTGGAAGGTCCCTCAGGAAGGTGAACCCGAGCGGATCAGTCTGGATGCCCCCATTTTGATTGGATGA
- the recF gene encoding DNA replication/repair protein RecF (All proteins in this family for which functions are known are DNA-binding proteins that assist the filamentation of RecA onto DNA for the initiation of recombination or recombinational repair.): MMLVILRQLTTLNYRNLQDQSISFQQGIHSISGLNGQGKTNVLEAIYLVLTGVVDASRLQQLVRFEETEAYVKAALERDEGQSIAEVGIGRGKRLMKLDGVRVKSAELLRGGAVFIAPEDSEIVFGSPSVRRKFMDDLLSRISARYAQALDLYQKNLAQRNAALKNDEQWALEVFDAKLTELGTVVMDLRQRSIQKIQRYASAAHEKIGGRGELSIFLQETTSIEGYARDFLLKRSEEFARQSTVIGPHRDDLVLNLRGQPASDYASRGEARTIALALRYAEYELLYERYQENPILLIDDFSAELDPERRTALIELAKRSPQALITGTEPLPYAEHHYQMQGGTLERIQ; the protein is encoded by the coding sequence ATGATGCTCGTGATTTTGCGCCAGCTCACCACCCTCAACTACCGCAATTTGCAAGACCAGAGCATCTCCTTTCAGCAGGGCATCCACTCCATCTCTGGTCTGAACGGTCAGGGGAAAACCAATGTTCTGGAAGCCATTTATCTGGTCCTGACCGGGGTGGTGGACGCTTCGCGTTTGCAGCAACTGGTGCGCTTCGAAGAAACCGAGGCTTACGTCAAAGCCGCTCTGGAACGGGACGAAGGCCAGAGCATTGCAGAGGTGGGCATCGGTCGTGGGAAACGCCTGATGAAACTGGATGGTGTGCGGGTCAAAAGTGCAGAACTGCTGCGGGGTGGCGCAGTGTTCATTGCCCCTGAAGACAGCGAAATCGTGTTTGGCAGCCCTTCGGTGCGCAGAAAATTCATGGACGATTTGCTCTCCAGAATCAGTGCCAGGTACGCGCAGGCTCTGGATTTGTACCAGAAGAACCTCGCCCAGAGAAACGCAGCCCTGAAAAACGATGAACAGTGGGCCCTAGAGGTGTTTGACGCCAAACTCACCGAACTCGGGACGGTGGTGATGGATTTGCGCCAGAGGTCCATCCAGAAAATCCAGAGGTATGCCAGTGCAGCCCACGAGAAAATTGGGGGCAGAGGGGAACTCTCCATTTTCTTGCAGGAGACCACCTCCATTGAAGGCTATGCCAGAGATTTCCTCCTGAAGCGCTCAGAAGAATTTGCCCGCCAGAGCACAGTGATTGGACCCCACCGCGACGATCTGGTTTTGAATTTGCGTGGACAGCCTGCCTCGGATTACGCCAGCAGGGGAGAGGCCCGCACCATCGCTCTGGCCCTCAGGTACGCCGAGTACGAGTTGCTGTACGAGCGTTATCAGGAAAACCCCATCCTCCTGATCGATGACTTCAGTGCCGAACTCGATCCAGAGCGCAGAACCGCCCTGATCGAACTGGCAAAGCGCAGCCCTCAGGCCCTGATCACCGGCACGGAGCCCTTGCCTTACGCTGAACACCATTACCAGATGCAGGGAGGGACCCTTGAAAGAATTCAATGA
- a CDS encoding phytoene desaturase family protein encodes MKHILVLGGGFAGLASALLAASKGFQVTLFEAETCGGKSARISLSGQRIDTGPAVWSFPAVWAEVFKRAGLPEWAELPYISLESLGVHHGQGTLGLPPERPVEGWDRYQSRAARLTSILEKLLYTPPQLHSVAFQKLGRALFAEIGTRPTARAYLKSLGLDPLLEEALAVYALNTGASPEEASALHALVPYAMLQDLRVPVGGIHELILRLKRACEHLGVEIREHTPVLKVQKDHIDTVVGRFSGTVISTLDFERLKVLMGERVQKPERLSCSGVVLYATLNQALDLPFHSVLLPENTAQLAKDVQQLRPSPSPMVFVNHYRAGHIYPENTLPVLSVGFTAPPDGRGYDLEHPWVQSQLARIETVLKVTITEHLRDVVLLDPAKLSRWGAWGGAIYGKLGAAWRSGPFHQPGHAYKGIWLAGTSVHPGGGIPATLGGALILHQLMF; translated from the coding sequence ATGAAACACATTCTGGTTCTGGGTGGAGGCTTTGCCGGTTTGGCTTCTGCACTGCTGGCCGCCTCCAAAGGTTTTCAGGTCACCCTCTTTGAAGCCGAAACCTGTGGGGGCAAAAGTGCCCGCATTTCGCTTTCAGGCCAGAGGATCGACACAGGTCCTGCGGTCTGGAGCTTCCCTGCGGTCTGGGCGGAGGTGTTCAAGCGGGCAGGTTTGCCAGAGTGGGCAGAATTGCCTTACATCTCGCTGGAATCTCTGGGGGTGCATCATGGGCAGGGAACATTGGGTTTGCCTCCAGAGAGACCAGTGGAGGGCTGGGACAGGTACCAGAGCCGTGCAGCCAGATTGACCTCCATCCTTGAAAAACTGCTTTACACACCTCCTCAGCTTCATTCTGTGGCTTTTCAAAAGCTGGGCAGGGCATTGTTTGCAGAAATCGGTACCAGACCCACGGCAAGGGCTTACTTGAAATCCCTGGGTCTGGATCCTTTGCTGGAAGAGGCTCTGGCGGTGTATGCCCTCAATACGGGGGCTTCTCCAGAGGAAGCCAGTGCTTTGCATGCTTTGGTGCCTTATGCGATGCTGCAAGACCTGCGTGTGCCTGTGGGCGGTATCCATGAACTCATCTTGAGGCTCAAGAGGGCGTGTGAGCACCTCGGGGTGGAGATTCGAGAACACACGCCTGTTCTGAAAGTGCAAAAAGACCACATTGACACAGTGGTTGGAAGGTTCTCTGGTACGGTCATTTCCACGCTGGACTTTGAACGCCTGAAAGTCCTGATGGGCGAGAGGGTGCAGAAACCCGAGCGCCTCAGTTGCAGCGGCGTGGTGCTGTATGCCACCTTGAATCAGGCTCTGGATTTGCCGTTTCACAGCGTGCTTTTGCCAGAGAACACCGCTCAATTGGCCAAAGATGTGCAGCAGTTGCGCCCCAGTCCCTCGCCAATGGTGTTTGTGAACCATTACCGTGCCGGGCACATTTATCCAGAGAACACCTTGCCTGTGCTGTCTGTGGGGTTTACTGCACCTCCAGATGGCAGAGGGTACGATCTGGAGCATCCGTGGGTTCAGTCACAACTCGCTCGCATTGAGACGGTGCTAAAGGTTACAATAACTGAACATCTCCGGGATGTTGTCCTGCTGGACCCAGCAAAGCTGTCCAGGTGGGGAGCATGGGGAGGGGCCATCTACGGTAAACTGGGTGCTGCATGGCGCTCGGGGCCTTTTCATCAGCCCGGACATGCCTACAAAGGCATCTGGCTTGCCGGAACCAGTGTGCACCCCGGAGGTGGCATCCCTGCCACGCTGGGTGGTGCCCTCATCCTGCACCAGTTGATGTTTTGA
- a CDS encoding thiamine diphosphokinase: MICHILINGDLHPTQHMQEVLEAFPPDLVVVADGGIRHVQTLGLKPDIWLGDFDSAPEGTLQAYPELKRLPYPTEKDLLDSEIALEYAIEQGAQKVIFWGALGGRTDHALAMMLLCTRHPHLDLMLHSGNESVHPLHPHHPLILHTHTDQTVSVLAIEPLKHLNLRGVKWELLDANVERGSGWTMSNTAISEEVKVWCSGGVGVVVLQH; the protein is encoded by the coding sequence ATGATTTGCCACATCCTGATCAACGGTGATTTGCACCCCACTCAGCACATGCAGGAGGTGCTTGAAGCCTTCCCTCCAGATCTGGTGGTGGTGGCCGATGGAGGCATCCGGCATGTCCAGACACTGGGTTTGAAACCTGACATCTGGTTGGGAGATTTTGATTCTGCTCCTGAAGGCACCTTGCAGGCTTACCCGGAGTTGAAACGCCTCCCCTACCCTACAGAAAAAGACCTACTGGATTCGGAAATTGCGCTGGAATACGCCATTGAACAGGGAGCACAGAAAGTGATTTTCTGGGGGGCTCTGGGGGGCAGAACCGACCATGCCCTTGCCATGATGCTGCTCTGCACCCGTCATCCGCATTTGGATTTGATGCTGCACAGCGGTAACGAAAGTGTGCATCCCCTGCATCCCCACCATCCCCTGATCCTGCACACCCATACAGACCAGACTGTCAGTGTACTGGCCATCGAACCTCTCAAACACCTCAATTTGCGTGGGGTCAAATGGGAATTGCTGGACGCAAACGTGGAACGCGGCTCTGGCTGGACCATGAGCAATACAGCCATTTCAGAAGAGGTCAAAGTGTGGTGCTCTGGTGGGGTGGGTGTGGTGGTTTTGCAGCATTGA
- a CDS encoding ABC transporter ATP-binding protein: MLNIKAISKTYGTVQALRDITLQMQQGETLALLGPSGCGKSTLLRILAGLEKPDSGQVLWDNEDITFLPPEKRLFSLVFQDYALFPHLNVLGNVMFGLIERKIPKTQAEKTALEWLEKVNLQGLERRKVTELSGGQQQRVAVARALAVSPRLLLLDEPFSNLDQQLREEVQNELLYTLQNSQNSTLLVTHDQQEAFKLASRVVLMRSGQIEQVGSPTDLYQHPESKWVAEFLGHDNVFEDHFIPQHAFLLDAPEDHARVLSVERLGREFAARIELDGQQYTIHFSEREAFRWQVHPDQRLPLRIDQSQIQRFAK; the protein is encoded by the coding sequence ATGCTGAACATCAAAGCCATTTCTAAAACCTACGGCACAGTGCAGGCCCTTCGGGACATCACCTTGCAGATGCAGCAAGGGGAAACCCTTGCCCTGCTGGGACCTTCAGGATGTGGGAAATCCACCTTGCTGCGCATTCTGGCCGGACTGGAAAAGCCAGACAGCGGGCAAGTGCTCTGGGACAACGAAGACATCACCTTTCTGCCCCCAGAGAAACGCCTGTTTTCGCTGGTGTTTCAGGATTACGCCCTGTTTCCGCACCTGAATGTGCTGGGCAACGTGATGTTTGGCCTGATCGAACGCAAAATCCCCAAAACACAGGCCGAAAAAACCGCTCTGGAATGGCTGGAAAAAGTCAATTTGCAGGGTCTGGAACGCCGCAAAGTCACCGAACTGTCTGGAGGGCAGCAGCAGCGTGTGGCAGTGGCGCGGGCTCTGGCCGTAAGTCCCCGTTTGCTGTTGCTGGATGAGCCTTTCTCCAATCTGGACCAGCAACTCCGCGAAGAGGTGCAAAACGAACTGCTGTACACCCTGCAAAACAGCCAGAACAGCACCCTTCTGGTGACCCACGACCAGCAAGAAGCCTTCAAACTGGCCTCCAGAGTGGTCCTGATGCGCTCTGGTCAGATCGAGCAGGTGGGAAGCCCAACCGACCTGTACCAGCATCCTGAAAGCAAATGGGTGGCCGAGTTTCTGGGTCATGACAATGTTTTTGAAGACCACTTCATCCCACAACATGCGTTTTTGCTGGATGCCCCAGAAGACCATGCCCGAGTGCTTTCTGTGGAACGTCTGGGCCGTGAGTTTGCAGCACGCATTGAACTGGATGGCCAGCAGTACACCATACATTTCAGCGAACGTGAAGCCTTCAGGTGGCAGGTGCATCCAGACCAGAGGCTGCCCCTCCGCATCGACCAGAGCCAGATCCAGAGGTTTGCAAAATGA
- a CDS encoding GreA/GreB family elongation factor, with the protein MSREVKLTQEGFERLKRTLEQEQERLAEATRILSEQMEAADDLEDNGLEEAKREKLNIETRIEELEDMLARAKIISPADLKEESVNLGAYVTLEDEKTGKQMKVQLVSASEAKVLGQKIVSEDSPVGTQLMGRKAGDSFVVNLDEGKRQLKYKVVGIEY; encoded by the coding sequence GTGAGCCGCGAAGTAAAACTCACTCAAGAAGGTTTTGAGCGCCTGAAAAGGACGCTGGAACAGGAACAAGAGCGCCTCGCAGAAGCCACTCGCATTCTCAGCGAGCAAATGGAAGCCGCCGATGACCTTGAAGACAACGGTCTTGAAGAAGCCAAACGCGAAAAGCTGAACATTGAAACCCGCATTGAAGAACTTGAGGACATGCTCGCCAGAGCAAAAATCATCTCGCCTGCAGACCTCAAAGAGGAAAGCGTCAACCTCGGCGCTTACGTGACCCTCGAAGACGAAAAGACCGGCAAGCAAATGAAAGTGCAACTGGTCAGTGCCTCCGAAGCCAAAGTGCTCGGGCAGAAAATCGTCTCCGAAGACAGCCCGGTGGGCACCCAGTTGATGGGCCGCAAAGCCGGTGACTCGTTCGTGGTCAACCTCGATGAAGGCAAACGGCAGTTGAAGTACAAAGTTGTTGGCATCGAGTACTGA
- a CDS encoding PspA/IM30 family protein: MSIFDRLSRLIRANVNDLISKAEDPEKIIEQSLMDMRDAYAQARKEVAEAMAQSEKLKREQTLNKKLSEEYMVKAQEALKLGNEALAREALTRKKNNEDIANAYTAQIQQQDSIIEELKTQLRALEAKISEMQAKKELLQARQKGAEAAQTLERVSGFDKAKGAMAAFDEMERKVAGMEDKAKAMSQLRKEEDIDAQLKDLGRDKEIDEELEALKRSMGQS; encoded by the coding sequence ATGAGCATTTTTGACCGTTTAAGCCGACTGATTCGCGCCAATGTCAACGACCTCATCTCCAAGGCCGAAGACCCTGAAAAAATCATTGAACAGAGCCTGATGGACATGCGCGACGCCTACGCGCAGGCCCGCAAAGAAGTTGCAGAAGCCATGGCACAGAGCGAAAAGCTCAAGCGGGAACAGACCCTCAACAAAAAACTCTCCGAAGAGTACATGGTGAAGGCCCAGGAAGCCCTCAAGCTCGGCAATGAAGCCCTTGCACGCGAAGCCCTCACCCGCAAAAAGAACAACGAGGACATCGCCAACGCCTACACCGCCCAGATCCAGCAGCAAGACAGCATCATTGAAGAGCTGAAAACCCAGCTTCGTGCTCTGGAAGCCAAAATCAGCGAAATGCAGGCCAAAAAAGAGCTGCTGCAAGCCCGTCAAAAAGGCGCAGAAGCTGCACAAACCTTGGAGCGCGTCTCTGGTTTTGACAAAGCCAAAGGTGCCATGGCCGCCTTCGATGAAATGGAACGCAAAGTGGCTGGCATGGAAGACAAAGCCAAAGCCATGTCCCAGCTTCGCAAAGAAGAAGACATCGATGCCCAGCTGAAAGACCTTGGCCGTGACAAAGAGATCGATGAGGAGCTTGAAGCCCTCAAACGCTCAATGGGCCAGTCTTAA
- a CDS encoding ABC transporter permease: MNTFLLALIPLGFLGFFLIYPFARALLAGAEGGFLLQLQSVLSEKYYWERIGWSLQQAVYSSGLSVLLGVPAALTLARYDFPLKKSLLRVLMLPLVTPSIVAAMGILSLVGARGITGVHLQDTAFLVILGNVFYNQSLIVRFVYSGLMRIPEHAVQAARVLGANKWRVLWKITLPLVMPHLLSGFSLVFLYCFSSFSLALLLGGQKFSTLEVEVYSLTLYQLDLSRAGILVLIQFLITGLAALVYTSLQKRTSTTGEFKNRVLPVPQKMQWAEVGFWVGLTALIALAPLVSVFVKSLMGQDGFTLQFYQGILTPETLQALWNTLRFSGAATVLALLLGILQALVTHRKASPAMDLLTLLPFLVSMVSVSVGYLIAYPTLSASLTLLIGAYTLLAYPFVTRTMLAGLRTLSPAMLQSARVLGASPFRMWIRVILPLLRGSIRTGAAFALASAIGEFAATLILQRPEWTTLSTLIYQTLGKPGAVNLGQAAALSSMLLGITYLAFRALENDAEHQSHF, translated from the coding sequence ATGAACACCTTCCTACTGGCCCTGATTCCTCTGGGGTTTCTGGGTTTTTTCCTGATTTACCCCTTTGCCAGAGCCTTACTGGCTGGTGCAGAGGGGGGTTTTTTGCTGCAACTGCAATCCGTGCTCTCTGAGAAATACTACTGGGAGCGGATCGGGTGGTCTTTGCAGCAGGCCGTGTATTCCAGCGGTCTGTCGGTGCTGTTGGGTGTGCCTGCTGCCCTCACCCTTGCCAGGTATGATTTTCCGCTCAAAAAGAGCCTTCTGAGGGTACTGATGCTTCCTCTGGTGACCCCCAGCATTGTGGCAGCGATGGGGATTCTCAGTCTGGTGGGGGCCAGAGGCATCACTGGAGTTCACTTGCAGGACACCGCTTTTCTGGTGATTCTGGGGAATGTGTTTTACAACCAGTCCCTGATTGTACGCTTTGTGTACTCGGGCCTGATGCGGATTCCAGAGCATGCGGTGCAGGCAGCAAGGGTGCTGGGGGCAAACAAATGGCGGGTGCTCTGGAAAATCACTTTGCCTCTGGTGATGCCGCACTTGCTCAGCGGATTCAGTCTGGTGTTTTTGTATTGCTTCAGCAGTTTTTCACTGGCGTTGCTGCTGGGTGGGCAAAAATTCAGCACCCTTGAGGTGGAGGTCTACAGCCTGACCCTGTACCAATTGGATTTGTCCAGAGCAGGGATTCTGGTCCTGATCCAGTTTCTGATCACAGGTCTGGCCGCTCTCGTGTACACCAGCCTGCAAAAACGCACGTCCACAACAGGGGAATTCAAAAACCGGGTTTTGCCTGTACCTCAAAAAATGCAGTGGGCAGAGGTGGGCTTCTGGGTGGGTCTGACGGCCCTCATCGCTCTGGCCCCTCTGGTCAGTGTGTTTGTCAAAAGCCTGATGGGGCAGGACGGTTTCACCTTGCAGTTCTATCAGGGGATCTTGACCCCAGAAACCCTGCAAGCCCTCTGGAACACCTTGCGGTTTTCTGGGGCTGCCACTGTGCTGGCCCTGCTGCTGGGCATCTTGCAAGCCCTTGTGACCCACAGGAAGGCCAGTCCAGCCATGGATCTCCTCACCTTGCTGCCTTTTCTGGTTTCAATGGTGAGTGTCAGTGTGGGTTACCTGATCGCTTACCCCACCCTGAGTGCAAGCCTGACCCTCCTGATCGGGGCCTACACCTTGCTGGCCTATCCTTTTGTGACGCGCACGATGCTGGCAGGTTTACGAACCCTGAGCCCGGCCATGTTGCAAAGTGCCCGAGTGCTTGGTGCCAGCCCTTTCAGGATGTGGATCCGGGTGATTTTGCCCCTCCTGAGAGGAAGCATTCGGACCGGGGCAGCTTTTGCTCTGGCCAGCGCCATTGGAGAATTTGCTGCCACCCTGATTTTGCAGCGTCCCGAGTGGACCACCTTGAGCACCCTGATTTACCAGACCCTCGGGAAACCCGGAGCGGTCAATCTGGGGCAGGCTGCGGCATTATCCAGTATGCTTTTGGGAATCACTTATCTGGCCTTCCGGGCCCTTGAGAACGATGCTGAACATCAAAGCCATTTCTAA
- a CDS encoding UbiA family prenyltransferase encodes MLRLFWISRPALWINTLGVAITALWLSGHLYTTRWDFWMVMLWLTLPFNLLIYGINDIFDQAEDAINPRKGGLQGARIYPEDVKLILWAVGILNVPFLVYFALSIPWQALAWMLFYALIFVGYSAKPVRFKARPYWDALSNAAYAFPMAFVPLLMGSDIPWWAFVGTMAWSVGKQAFDAIQDIPHDHKVGIVNTAVKLGVQGTMVWSACWYTVALLCFGLESEVVAATVALVNGRLLYLLSQKPTPEQARKLYPSSMLSPLYIGTVAGVLLVASLVRG; translated from the coding sequence GTGTTGCGTTTGTTCTGGATTTCAAGGCCCGCCCTGTGGATCAACACGCTGGGTGTGGCCATCACGGCCCTGTGGCTCAGTGGGCACCTGTACACCACCCGTTGGGATTTCTGGATGGTGATGCTCTGGTTGACGTTGCCTTTCAACCTGCTGATTTATGGCATCAACGACATTTTTGATCAGGCAGAGGATGCCATCAATCCCAGAAAAGGGGGGCTTCAGGGGGCCAGAATTTACCCCGAGGATGTGAAGCTGATCCTCTGGGCCGTGGGCATTCTGAATGTGCCTTTTCTGGTGTACTTTGCCCTGAGCATCCCTTGGCAAGCTCTGGCGTGGATGCTGTTTTATGCCCTGATTTTTGTGGGTTATTCTGCGAAGCCTGTGCGTTTTAAGGCACGACCTTACTGGGACGCCCTGTCCAATGCCGCTTATGCTTTCCCAATGGCCTTTGTGCCCCTTTTGATGGGCTCTGACATCCCATGGTGGGCTTTTGTGGGCACCATGGCCTGGAGTGTCGGCAAGCAGGCTTTTGATGCCATTCAGGACATCCCCCACGACCACAAGGTGGGCATCGTGAACACCGCGGTCAAACTCGGGGTGCAGGGAACAATGGTCTGGAGTGCTTGCTGGTACACCGTGGCCTTGCTGTGTTTCGGGTTGGAAAGCGAGGTGGTGGCCGCAACGGTGGCTCTGGTCAATGGTCGTCTGCTGTACTTGCTCAGCCAGAAACCCACCCCAGAGCAGGCCCGCAAGCTGTATCCCAGCAGCATGCTCAGTCCGCTGTACATCGGTACGGTGGCCGGGGTGCTTCTGGTGGCTTCTCTGGTGCGTGGATGA
- the recO gene encoding DNA repair protein RecO gives MRERYRNISGIILRRSTTPGGDMIVSLLTPRGKFKGVSRKAAPSPSTLKLNLFQHVTVQMYNRQQDDLGLLTQVKLEGALSQLVKPEVYPLASFLCELVDHLVEGEMDIPQTYDLLAGALRGLNSHEDPEWVALIMAFKLLGSLGLAHRTEDPEGVFFDAERGVITSKNAGLRLSQEGAAFLNRVHHKSVRDLMAHRVQDRKELWLALEKFIVTHAGALKSFDVLRTVH, from the coding sequence ATGCGTGAACGTTACAGGAACATCTCGGGGATCATTCTGAGGCGCAGCACCACCCCGGGCGGAGACATGATTGTTTCTCTGCTCACGCCCAGAGGCAAATTCAAAGGGGTCAGCCGCAAAGCTGCACCTTCACCCAGCACCTTGAAACTGAACCTTTTTCAGCATGTCACCGTGCAGATGTACAACCGCCAGCAAGACGATCTGGGCTTGCTCACCCAGGTCAAACTGGAAGGGGCGCTTTCCCAACTGGTCAAGCCCGAGGTGTACCCTCTGGCGAGTTTTTTGTGTGAACTGGTGGACCATCTGGTGGAAGGCGAGATGGACATCCCCCAGACTTATGACCTGCTGGCCGGAGCCTTAAGGGGCCTCAATTCCCATGAAGACCCCGAGTGGGTCGCTCTGATCATGGCCTTCAAACTGCTGGGCAGTCTGGGTCTGGCCCACCGCACTGAAGATCCAGAAGGCGTGTTCTTCGATGCAGAGCGGGGCGTGATCACCAGCAAAAATGCAGGCTTGCGGCTTTCTCAGGAGGGGGCTGCCTTCCTGAACCGGGTGCACCACAAAAGCGTGCGTGACTTGATGGCCCACAGGGTGCAGGACCGCAAAGAATTGTGGCTGGCTCTGGAGAAATTCATCGTGACCCATGCGGGTGCCTTGAAGTCTTTTGATGTGCTCAGAACCGTGCACTGA